A section of the Pediococcus inopinatus genome encodes:
- a CDS encoding potassium channel family protein — MSKKQQKWLICYHLAIGGLALISSGLAFSTFFTHGNLLTGPSGIFMNSMLAIFLVDYLVRFRFSKNKKSFLIDNSFDMLGLIPLHPIFAIFRIERVIRLIRYYHIFWRLGLDGKITKSVHRFFYATGFVYLLYISVVIVVLSALLYSIVEKISLSNALWWAITTATTVGYGDIFPHTTIGKIIAAVLMLGGIGFIGLLTSTITGFFTSDTTSTQDNDLSLLLKKIDDLSDQVNQLQNQVSKIQKKPHHKKKS, encoded by the coding sequence ATGTCTAAAAAACAACAAAAATGGCTTATTTGTTATCACTTAGCGATTGGCGGACTAGCACTTATTTCTAGTGGATTAGCCTTTTCAACTTTCTTTACACATGGAAACTTACTAACCGGGCCATCTGGGATTTTTATGAATAGTATGCTGGCAATCTTTTTGGTCGACTATTTAGTTCGGTTTCGATTTTCCAAAAATAAGAAAAGCTTTCTCATCGACAACTCATTTGATATGTTAGGACTAATTCCGTTACATCCTATCTTTGCAATTTTTCGAATTGAGCGCGTCATCCGTCTCATTCGTTATTACCATATTTTTTGGCGTTTAGGATTAGACGGTAAAATAACCAAGTCTGTGCATCGTTTCTTTTACGCAACCGGCTTTGTGTATCTCCTATATATCAGTGTTGTGATCGTTGTTTTAAGTGCCCTTCTCTACTCAATCGTCGAAAAAATTTCTCTTTCAAACGCTTTGTGGTGGGCCATTACAACTGCAACCACCGTTGGATACGGTGATATTTTTCCCCATACGACAATTGGAAAAATCATCGCGGCAGTCCTGATGTTAGGCGGGATTGGTTTTATTGGTTTGTTAACCAGTACAATTACCGGATTCTTCACTTCCGACACAACGAGCACGCAGGATAACGATTTAAGTTTACTCTTAAAGAAAATTGACGATCTTTCCGATCAAGTGAACCAGCTGCAAAATCAAGTTTCCAAAATTCAGAAAAAACCTCATCATAAAAAGAAATCTTAA
- a CDS encoding M13 family metallopeptidase: MADKTKLRNDFYDAVNGEWLETAVIPGDHSSTGGFMDLVDDVDEKLMSDFADMKSGKLVNENPLMKEFLKFYELAADFKKRDQDGAAPLKPYIDKVEAVSSFEELSKQFKEWSVEGLPTPFDIGVQPDLKSQGKTKLNVLWAEGGGLILPDKTYYDKDNQAGPQLLAVFTQMVEKLLTMVGKSEDEAKKMVADAKQFDASMAPFKKNSEEMSDVANLYNPVEFDEFVKQLGEFKIGDAVVELLGEKPKQVIVTEPKFFENFTKMVNKETFPAFKNWAIVNVVRHLATYLGEDFRQVAGTYSRTLSGQKAAMKQEKSAFYLARRIFSQVVGDYYGKKYFGEKAKQDVHDMVVAMTGVYKQKLQNNTWLSKATREKAVVKLSAMDIHVGYPDKMEDVFKKLHTTTAAEGGSLLENIQAFSKVFTEDELSKFNQPVDKEKWEMSADTVNAYYSPEGNLICFPAAILQAPFYSLKQTASQNYGGIGAVMAHEISHAFDPNGALFDENGSLNNWWTDDDMKEFKKRSQAMIDEFDGLPYAGGKVNGKLVVTENVADDGGLSCALGAAKLTGDPDLEEFFVNWATVWRSKATKERKQLLLSIDVHAPDKLRANVQVKNFDEFYETFNVQPGDGMYLAPEKRVQIW; this comes from the coding sequence ATGGCTGATAAAACAAAATTAAGAAATGATTTTTATGATGCAGTAAATGGCGAATGGCTTGAAACTGCAGTAATTCCAGGAGACCACTCTTCGACAGGTGGTTTTATGGATTTAGTAGATGATGTGGACGAAAAATTAATGAGTGATTTTGCTGATATGAAATCTGGCAAGCTTGTTAATGAAAACCCATTGATGAAAGAATTTTTGAAGTTTTATGAATTAGCAGCAGACTTTAAAAAACGGGATCAAGATGGTGCCGCTCCTTTGAAACCATATATTGATAAAGTTGAAGCAGTTTCTAGTTTTGAAGAGCTCAGCAAACAATTTAAAGAGTGGTCCGTTGAGGGCTTACCAACGCCATTTGATATTGGTGTGCAGCCTGACCTTAAGAGCCAAGGCAAAACTAAACTCAATGTACTCTGGGCTGAAGGTGGCGGTTTGATTCTTCCTGACAAAACCTATTATGATAAAGATAATCAGGCTGGTCCCCAGCTTTTAGCAGTCTTTACACAAATGGTAGAGAAGTTACTCACAATGGTGGGTAAATCTGAAGATGAAGCTAAAAAAATGGTGGCGGATGCCAAACAATTTGATGCTTCGATGGCACCGTTTAAGAAAAATTCTGAAGAGATGAGCGATGTTGCCAACTTATATAATCCGGTTGAATTTGATGAATTTGTCAAACAATTAGGTGAATTTAAGATTGGGGATGCCGTTGTTGAATTGTTAGGTGAAAAACCAAAGCAAGTGATCGTCACGGAACCAAAGTTCTTTGAAAACTTTACTAAAATGGTTAATAAAGAGACTTTCCCAGCATTTAAGAATTGGGCAATTGTCAATGTTGTTCGTCATCTGGCAACGTATTTGGGAGAAGACTTCCGTCAAGTTGCTGGAACGTATTCACGAACTTTATCTGGTCAGAAAGCTGCAATGAAACAGGAAAAGAGTGCCTTTTATTTGGCACGGCGGATCTTTAGTCAAGTTGTTGGTGACTACTATGGTAAGAAGTATTTTGGTGAAAAAGCTAAGCAAGACGTTCATGATATGGTTGTAGCTATGACAGGTGTCTATAAACAAAAGCTCCAGAACAACACATGGCTTAGCAAGGCGACTCGTGAAAAAGCGGTTGTGAAGTTAAGCGCGATGGATATCCATGTTGGTTATCCAGACAAGATGGAAGACGTCTTCAAGAAGTTGCATACAACCACAGCTGCAGAAGGCGGTAGTTTGCTAGAAAATATTCAGGCCTTTTCTAAAGTGTTTACTGAAGATGAACTCAGCAAATTTAATCAACCAGTCGACAAAGAAAAGTGGGAAATGAGTGCTGACACTGTGAATGCGTATTATTCACCAGAAGGTAACTTGATTTGTTTCCCAGCAGCGATTCTTCAAGCACCATTTTACAGTTTAAAACAAACAGCAAGCCAAAATTACGGTGGTATCGGGGCAGTTATGGCTCATGAAATTTCGCATGCGTTTGATCCGAATGGTGCTTTGTTTGATGAAAACGGAAGCTTGAATAACTGGTGGACAGATGATGATATGAAGGAATTCAAAAAGCGTTCGCAAGCCATGATTGACGAATTTGATGGACTCCCATATGCGGGCGGTAAGGTTAACGGTAAGTTAGTGGTAACCGAAAACGTGGCTGATGATGGTGGTTTGAGTTGTGCTTTGGGTGCGGCTAAGCTGACTGGTGATCCTGATTTAGAAGAGTTCTTTGTAAACTGGGCAACAGTATGGCGTAGTAAGGCGACAAAGGAACGCAAACAATTACTCCTTTCAATTGATGTGCATGCCCCAGATAAGTTGCGGGCAAATGTGCAGGTTAAAAACTTTGATGAGTTTTACGAGACTTTCAATGTGCAACCTGGCGATGGTATGTACTTGGCACCGGAGAAACGGGTGCAAATCTGGTAG
- a CDS encoding iron-sulfur cluster biosynthesis family protein: MNIKFDSASAEKIQAHLDDNKRLLLTFEDGVGDYSQHAMIHMQVQFTINIVAKDMPVTGYNETVQSNIGDLLIKDYSTDDLEENMTMKFNSHLGTLQLSGDGGAIDDNVGFIDFTDKNGIKNNPAR; encoded by the coding sequence ATGAATATTAAATTTGATTCGGCATCTGCAGAAAAAATTCAAGCTCATTTGGATGACAATAAACGTTTATTATTAACTTTTGAAGATGGGGTGGGAGACTATTCCCAACATGCGATGATTCATATGCAAGTCCAGTTTACCATTAATATTGTAGCTAAGGATATGCCGGTAACCGGCTATAACGAGACTGTGCAGTCTAACATTGGTGATTTATTAATTAAGGATTACTCAACTGATGATTTGGAAGAAAATATGACGATGAAATTCAACAGCCATCTTGGAACTTTGCAACTAAGCGGAGATGGTGGTGCCATTGACGATAACGTTGGTTTTATTGATTTTACGGACAAAAATGGAATTAAAAATAATCCGGCAAGATAA
- a CDS encoding ribonuclease H family protein: protein MASKKKFYAVAKGKQTGIFTDWNETKAMIDGFPGARYKGFTTEAEARQWLDDGGTITKKTVSKKITPAPSQQPNDSDLVVYTDGGSRNTGNVNGGHVKKQDKAAWAYLINLNGQQVSDSQGEFGATNNRMEIMALIRALEWLEANRKQTAAISIVTDSQYVLNAIQKHWIAGWKRRGWKRGTGQPLANSELWRQLDGLLPKFSHLQFHWTKGHATNEGNVFVDHLLNQTMDKMSGTQRQSVASKPVMSQTTPKSPKKVQQKSVPTSDAQKSLDAIKKSLEKLEWYND, encoded by the coding sequence ATGGCAAGTAAGAAAAAATTTTACGCAGTCGCAAAAGGCAAGCAAACCGGTATTTTTACGGACTGGAACGAGACTAAGGCAATGATCGATGGTTTTCCTGGGGCAAGATACAAAGGGTTCACAACGGAAGCTGAGGCCCGTCAATGGTTAGATGATGGTGGGACAATTACGAAAAAAACAGTTTCTAAAAAAATAACTCCTGCCCCAAGCCAACAACCAAATGATTCCGACCTTGTGGTGTATACAGACGGTGGATCCCGAAATACGGGGAATGTGAATGGCGGACACGTTAAGAAACAGGATAAAGCAGCTTGGGCATATTTGATTAATTTAAATGGTCAACAAGTCTCGGATTCTCAAGGTGAGTTTGGCGCAACGAATAACCGCATGGAAATCATGGCGTTGATTCGTGCCTTGGAATGGCTGGAAGCCAATCGAAAACAAACGGCTGCTATTTCAATTGTGACGGATTCCCAGTATGTTTTAAATGCGATTCAAAAGCACTGGATAGCTGGCTGGAAACGGCGCGGCTGGAAACGTGGAACGGGGCAACCATTAGCTAACAGCGAGTTGTGGCGACAATTGGACGGGCTTTTACCTAAGTTCAGTCATTTGCAGTTTCATTGGACAAAAGGCCACGCCACTAATGAAGGCAATGTTTTTGTGGATCATTTATTAAATCAAACGATGGATAAAATGAGTGGTACACAACGACAATCAGTTGCTAGTAAGCCCGTTATGTCCCAAACAACTCCGAAATCTCCAAAAAAAGTGCAACAAAAAAGCGTCCCGACTTCAGATGCACAAAAGTCACTGGACGCGATTAAAAAAAGTTTAGAAAAATTGGAATGGTACAACGACTAA
- a CDS encoding asparaginase — protein sequence MKKILALHTGGTISMSANELGEVSTNKENPLLDSRFIDDNIELTNETILNKPSEHITPADMFKMQQRVKKAETQDYDGIVITHGTDTLEETAYFLDLTLPNHLPVVLTGAMRSSNELGSDGVYNFQSAILTAAADESVDKGVLVVMNDEIHTARYVTKTHTTNVDTFRTPTFGPIGLVGKRGIHYFQELIQQADVQVDKLKHNVYLLKAYAGMPASLLNCLDQEDTNGLVIEGLGAGNMPLETVEAIQHLIADDIPVVMVSRCYNGVAEPIYDYPGGGIALERMGVTFCQGLNGPKARIKLLVGISAGLTGQKLRDYISNAVS from the coding sequence ATGAAAAAAATATTGGCACTACATACAGGTGGCACAATTTCGATGTCGGCAAATGAACTGGGCGAAGTTTCGACAAATAAGGAAAATCCTTTGTTAGACAGCCGTTTTATTGACGATAATATTGAATTGACAAACGAAACGATTTTAAATAAACCTTCAGAACACATCACACCCGCAGATATGTTTAAGATGCAACAACGCGTAAAAAAAGCCGAAACACAGGATTATGATGGCATTGTGATTACGCATGGGACAGATACATTAGAAGAAACGGCTTATTTTTTGGATTTAACCTTGCCAAATCATTTACCAGTCGTTTTAACAGGGGCAATGCGGTCTTCTAACGAGCTCGGTTCAGATGGTGTTTATAACTTTCAAAGTGCAATTTTAACGGCTGCTGCGGACGAGTCTGTTGACAAAGGTGTTTTAGTGGTTATGAACGACGAAATTCACACGGCTCGCTATGTGACCAAAACGCATACTACGAATGTCGATACTTTTCGCACCCCCACGTTTGGACCAATTGGGTTAGTTGGCAAGCGCGGTATTCACTATTTTCAAGAATTAATTCAGCAAGCCGATGTGCAAGTTGATAAACTTAAACATAACGTGTATTTGTTGAAGGCCTATGCCGGCATGCCGGCTAGTTTGTTAAATTGTTTGGACCAAGAAGATACAAATGGGCTTGTCATTGAAGGCTTAGGCGCTGGGAACATGCCACTTGAAACGGTTGAAGCGATTCAGCACCTTATCGCCGATGATATTCCGGTAGTGATGGTTTCTCGCTGTTATAACGGGGTGGCTGAACCAATTTATGATTATCCGGGTGGTGGGATTGCGCTGGAACGAATGGGCGTCACATTCTGCCAAGGATTAAATGGACCTAAGGCGCGGATCAAGCTACTGGTCGGAATTAGTGCCGGGTTAACTGGCCAAAAGTTGCGCGATTATATTAGTAATGCAGTATCGTAA
- a CDS encoding NCS2 family permease, with amino-acid sequence MGEKIKNYFEIDQLHTTVKREILAGFTTFISMAYILFVNPSVLGASGMDKGAVFTATALASALGCFLMGVLAKYPIATAPALGINAFFAYSVCIGMKIPWQTALAGVFVASLIFIVITIFKLREMIINAIPADLKYAISSGIGLFIAFIGLHDGGLIVANKSTVVGLGSLGVATTWLTIFGLILTAILMVRRVPGGIFIGMAATAILGLLTGLIKAPAQWVSAAPSLKPTFMVGVRHIGDINTVQLWVVVLTFLLVTFFDTAGTLVGLAQQAGFMKDNKMPRVGKALMSDSTAMLAGSVFGTSPVGAYVESSAGIAVGGRSGLTAVTTGVLFILGLFFSPMLAVVTSQVTAPALIIVGVLMAQSMKHIAWEKMEIAIPAFLILIGMPLTYSVSDGIALGFITYPITMIAAKRGKEVHPIMYGLFFVFIFFLYILNKG; translated from the coding sequence ATGGGAGAAAAGATTAAGAATTATTTTGAGATCGATCAGTTACATACAACCGTGAAACGGGAAATCTTGGCAGGATTTACCACGTTCATCTCAATGGCCTACATTTTATTTGTGAATCCAAGTGTCTTGGGAGCTTCAGGAATGGACAAAGGGGCTGTGTTTACAGCCACAGCCTTAGCTAGTGCGTTGGGTTGTTTCTTGATGGGAGTGCTTGCTAAATATCCAATTGCAACAGCACCAGCATTAGGAATTAACGCTTTTTTCGCTTATTCAGTTTGTATCGGGATGAAGATTCCTTGGCAAACAGCATTGGCCGGCGTTTTTGTTGCTTCGTTGATTTTTATTGTCATTACAATTTTTAAATTACGTGAAATGATTATTAATGCCATTCCTGCAGATTTGAAATACGCGATTTCTAGTGGGATTGGGTTGTTTATTGCTTTTATTGGTTTACATGATGGTGGTTTGATCGTCGCTAATAAATCGACAGTGGTTGGTTTAGGTTCATTGGGAGTTGCCACAACCTGGTTAACAATTTTTGGTTTAATTTTAACTGCAATTTTAATGGTTCGTCGTGTACCAGGTGGAATTTTTATTGGTATGGCAGCAACTGCAATATTAGGTTTGCTAACTGGTTTGATTAAGGCACCAGCCCAATGGGTATCAGCTGCTCCAAGTTTGAAACCAACATTTATGGTTGGCGTACGACATATTGGTGATATTAATACAGTCCAATTATGGGTGGTTGTTTTAACATTCTTATTGGTTACTTTCTTTGATACAGCTGGTACCTTGGTTGGTTTAGCACAGCAAGCTGGATTTATGAAAGATAATAAAATGCCACGAGTTGGTAAAGCTTTGATGTCAGATTCGACTGCAATGTTGGCTGGTTCAGTCTTTGGAACTTCACCAGTTGGCGCGTATGTTGAATCTTCAGCCGGAATTGCCGTTGGTGGTCGTTCTGGATTAACGGCTGTGACAACCGGAGTATTGTTTATCTTGGGATTATTCTTCTCACCAATGTTAGCTGTTGTCACGAGTCAGGTAACAGCACCAGCGTTGATTATTGTTGGGGTATTGATGGCACAATCCATGAAACATATTGCTTGGGAAAAAATGGAAATTGCCATTCCAGCATTTTTGATTTTGATCGGAATGCCATTGACGTATAGTGTTTCGGATGGGATTGCCCTTGGGTTTATTACGTACCCAATTACAATGATTGCTGCAAAACGAGGTAAGGAAGTGCATCCGATTATGTACGGATTGTTCTTCGTGTTTATCTTCTTCTTGTATATTTTGAACAAAGGCTAG
- a CDS encoding MIP/aquaporin family protein: MRKYVAEIIGTFVLVFVGTGTVVIAKGSTLTIGLAFGLAVTIMAYSVGAISGGHFNPAVSLGMLLNKRISGKDFIGYVISQFIGAILASAMVFDLVHELGLSTKSLGQTDFPNISVGGAFITETLVTFLFVLVILLVTSKKWGNPNFAGLVIGLTLGLMIIVALNLTGGSLNPARSFGPALFAGGSAMAHYWLYLTAPLVGAVLAAGVSQFLGSEE; encoded by the coding sequence ATGCGAAAATATGTCGCAGAAATCATTGGAACTTTTGTTTTAGTTTTTGTTGGAACGGGTACTGTTGTAATTGCTAAAGGAAGTACTTTAACAATTGGATTGGCTTTTGGATTGGCAGTTACCATTATGGCCTACTCAGTGGGTGCCATCTCAGGCGGTCATTTTAATCCGGCAGTTTCTTTAGGGATGCTTTTAAACAAACGGATTAGTGGAAAAGATTTTATTGGTTATGTGATTTCGCAATTTATTGGTGCAATTTTGGCCTCTGCAATGGTGTTTGATTTGGTTCATGAACTAGGATTATCAACAAAAAGTTTGGGTCAAACAGACTTTCCAAATATTTCTGTGGGTGGGGCTTTTATTACAGAAACCTTGGTCACATTCTTATTTGTGTTAGTTATTTTGTTGGTAACGAGTAAGAAATGGGGAAATCCAAATTTTGCTGGTTTAGTTATTGGACTGACATTAGGATTGATGATCATTGTGGCGTTAAACTTAACGGGCGGTTCATTGAACCCAGCAAGAAGTTTCGGGCCAGCGCTTTTTGCGGGCGGTTCGGCAATGGCACATTACTGGTTGTATTTGACGGCTCCGTTGGTAGGTGCAGTGTTGGCAGCGGGTGTGAGTCAGTTCTTGGGTAGTGAAGAATAA
- a CDS encoding GNAT family N-acetyltransferase: MEKFEKYRPILTPHFTLDWLTATKVKDIYTLRHDENIAKMSDRTIDPTIQDTVDYVNQAMRLIMNNDSLLWGISDRKIDEFLGTFCIWNFNDPKTAAEIRFEILPNQQNHGIMTEILQHMTEFAFNELGLTTLYAVAKQANTPAITVLKKTGFEIDPTYPGGKNTLSFSISKSV, encoded by the coding sequence ATGGAAAAATTCGAAAAATATCGCCCAATCCTGACCCCCCATTTCACTCTGGATTGGCTTACAGCCACAAAAGTTAAAGATATTTATACGCTGCGCCATGACGAAAACATCGCCAAAATGAGTGATCGGACAATTGATCCCACGATCCAAGATACTGTTGATTACGTGAATCAAGCCATGCGTCTGATCATGAACAACGACTCTTTGTTATGGGGAATCTCCGATCGTAAAATTGATGAATTTTTGGGAACTTTTTGCATTTGGAATTTTAATGACCCCAAAACGGCCGCAGAAATTCGGTTTGAAATCCTTCCCAATCAACAAAATCATGGCATCATGACCGAAATTCTTCAACATATGACAGAATTTGCCTTTAATGAGTTGGGTTTAACAACTTTATATGCGGTCGCAAAGCAGGCCAACACACCAGCAATCACGGTCTTAAAGAAAACCGGCTTTGAAATTGATCCAACCTATCCCGGTGGGAAAAACACTTTAAGTTTTTCAATCTCCAAATCCGTTTAG
- a CDS encoding MFS transporter has product MDDRTKQKFSWPLFFSPFVSRLGDALFIFGLNWFIVRATGHASLLGIVQGIGGIVLVAGDLFAGPLVDKYNRKLVMLLADLVSFLACLIMAGIMDVNEPVFYQLVLLTCIIDIGLAFNFPAAKAVIPEIIRSDKLSVFNSWSNTGLTLADIIAPLFGGFLLTLHWINFRSFLFINAGSFLLSFILTLALKYKPEKDHTKESMPILESLAKGLAYVRNKRDVFQLIIFDAFLAAMYAGYTLLLPYDVDRYYNGDEKLYSYVLTLIAVGGMLGGLSLVLNKHKPKIKTNYQDAFILAIILILTGVWVNYGLLLISAFGYGFYTSRMGIRMMTIVQDLTDVAFLGRVFSIWFLCFDSMHPFGSFVFGFISDWFNHGTFFVLGGLVLLGLLVVYIMRRNSD; this is encoded by the coding sequence ATGGATGATCGAACAAAACAAAAATTTAGTTGGCCATTATTCTTTAGCCCATTTGTGTCGCGACTAGGAGATGCGCTCTTTATTTTTGGGCTAAACTGGTTTATTGTCCGAGCTACCGGTCACGCCTCCTTGCTAGGGATTGTGCAAGGAATCGGGGGAATTGTTTTAGTGGCAGGTGATTTATTTGCTGGTCCGTTGGTTGATAAATATAATCGGAAACTCGTTATGTTACTTGCTGATCTCGTTAGTTTCCTCGCGTGTTTAATTATGGCCGGGATTATGGATGTCAACGAGCCGGTATTTTACCAATTAGTTTTGTTAACTTGCATCATTGATATTGGGTTGGCATTTAACTTTCCAGCTGCTAAAGCGGTAATTCCAGAAATCATTCGCAGTGATAAATTGTCGGTATTTAATTCTTGGTCAAACACGGGCCTGACCCTGGCAGATATCATTGCGCCATTGTTTGGTGGCTTCTTACTGACCTTGCACTGGATTAATTTTCGGTCCTTTTTATTTATCAATGCCGGTTCATTTTTGTTATCCTTTATTTTGACTTTGGCACTGAAGTACAAGCCGGAAAAAGACCATACTAAAGAATCAATGCCGATTTTAGAGAGCTTGGCCAAGGGTTTGGCATACGTTCGAAATAAACGAGACGTGTTCCAGCTGATTATTTTTGACGCGTTTTTAGCCGCCATGTACGCCGGCTACACACTGTTACTTCCTTATGACGTGGATCGCTATTATAACGGCGATGAGAAATTATATAGTTATGTCTTGACGTTGATAGCTGTGGGCGGTATGCTGGGAGGCCTATCTTTAGTTTTAAATAAACATAAACCAAAAATTAAAACGAATTATCAGGATGCTTTTATTTTAGCAATCATTTTGATATTGACCGGCGTTTGGGTTAATTATGGGTTGTTGTTAATTTCTGCATTTGGTTACGGATTTTATACTTCACGAATGGGAATCCGCATGATGACCATTGTTCAAGATTTGACAGATGTGGCCTTTTTAGGCCGGGTTTTTTCGATTTGGTTTCTCTGTTTTGACAGTATGCATCCATTCGGGTCGTTTGTCTTCGGATTCATTTCTGATTGGTTTAATCATGGAACATTTTTCGTGCTTGGAGGATTAGTTCTCTTGGGCTTGTTGGTTGTATATATAATGAGAAGAAATTCAGATTAG
- a CDS encoding heavy metal-binding domain-containing protein → MADKILVSTTENIPGHNYEVIGEVFGLTTQSKNVFKNIGAGLKGIVGGEIKAYSELLTEARDTAISRLRDNATEMGADAVVMMRFDSDSISQDMETVVAYGTAVKLID, encoded by the coding sequence ATGGCAGACAAAATTTTGGTTTCGACAACAGAAAATATTCCAGGACATAATTATGAAGTGATCGGCGAAGTATTTGGGTTAACTACGCAATCTAAAAATGTATTTAAAAATATTGGCGCGGGGCTTAAAGGCATTGTTGGCGGTGAGATTAAAGCATACTCCGAATTGTTGACAGAAGCTCGTGATACGGCAATTAGTCGGTTACGCGACAATGCTACAGAGATGGGTGCAGATGCGGTAGTGATGATGCGCTTTGATTCGGACTCGATTAGCCAAGATATGGAAACAGTTGTGGCTTATGGCACGGCAGTTAAGTTGATTGATTAA